The Prevotella sp. oral taxon 299 str. F0039 genome has a segment encoding these proteins:
- a CDS encoding NAD(+) synthase translates to MNNFGFIKVASTTPTLEVANCKYNINEILKLAEQAEKEHVEIIAFPELSITGYTCQDLFRQTALINGAEQALCYYIDQTKQFDLISIVGLPLKVGDLLLNVAVVLQKGKILGVIPKTYLPNYGEFYEKRWFASSQDLRPTEVVIADQKLLISAKPELFRTASGVLFAIEICEDVWAPIPPSNRLTLSGADIIFNLSASDELIGKHNYLKSLLSQQSARTICGYIYSGSGFGESTQDLVFGGNILIYENGRLIASGKRFSLENQLVTAQIDVEILRNERRDNTTYINAQRSSELGIEQIDVISCFARDTNIFELERAIDPHPFIPTGEGRDQSLDDILNIQALGLVKRLKHINGKNVVIGISGGLDSTLALLVCVLAFDKLNLDRKGIIGVTMPGFGTTDRTYNNALELMNKLGITSKEINISKSVLQHFEDIQHDINNHDATYENSQARERTQILMDLSNKLNAIVVGTGDLSELALGWATYNGDHMSMYGVNASVPKTLILHLVQYVATLPQMENIKDVLLDIVQTPISPELIPANELGEIKQKTEDLVGPYELHDFFLYHFLRHGFTPEKIYYLACNAFGENRNAEKSYSHSTIKAWLKVFIRRFFSQQFKRSCLPDGPKVGSVSLSPRGDWRMPSDASMNLWLERLEVII, encoded by the coding sequence ATGAATAATTTTGGATTTATAAAAGTTGCCTCAACAACTCCTACTTTAGAAGTTGCTAACTGCAAATATAATATCAATGAGATATTAAAACTAGCTGAACAGGCAGAAAAAGAGCACGTTGAGATTATTGCTTTTCCAGAGCTTTCAATCACGGGTTACACATGTCAAGATTTATTTAGACAAACAGCTTTAATCAATGGAGCAGAGCAAGCGCTTTGTTATTATATAGACCAAACAAAGCAGTTTGATCTTATCTCCATTGTAGGTCTACCACTTAAGGTAGGCGATTTATTGCTCAATGTGGCTGTTGTATTGCAAAAAGGCAAGATACTTGGAGTGATTCCTAAAACTTATTTGCCAAACTATGGTGAGTTTTATGAAAAACGTTGGTTTGCATCTTCACAAGACTTACGTCCAACAGAGGTTGTAATTGCCGACCAAAAGCTTTTAATCTCGGCAAAACCAGAGCTTTTTCGCACTGCAAGTGGAGTTCTTTTTGCGATAGAAATATGCGAAGATGTATGGGCACCCATTCCTCCTAGCAACCGATTAACATTGAGTGGAGCTGATATAATATTCAATTTATCTGCTAGTGATGAGCTTATTGGAAAGCATAACTATTTAAAAAGCTTGCTTTCTCAACAAAGTGCTCGCACTATTTGTGGCTATATATATAGTGGAAGTGGTTTTGGAGAAAGCACTCAGGACCTTGTTTTTGGTGGAAATATATTGATATACGAAAATGGAAGATTGATAGCTTCTGGAAAACGATTTTCTCTTGAAAATCAATTGGTTACTGCTCAAATTGATGTTGAGATACTTCGAAATGAGAGAAGAGATAATACCACTTATATCAATGCTCAACGTTCATCAGAATTGGGTATCGAACAGATTGATGTTATTTCTTGCTTTGCACGAGATACCAATATCTTTGAACTAGAAAGAGCAATTGATCCACATCCTTTTATACCTACAGGTGAGGGTAGAGACCAAAGTCTTGATGACATATTAAACATACAGGCTCTTGGCTTAGTGAAACGTTTAAAACACATAAACGGCAAGAATGTAGTTATCGGAATTAGTGGAGGACTCGATTCTACGCTTGCTCTTCTGGTATGTGTCTTGGCTTTTGATAAACTCAACTTAGATAGAAAAGGTATTATTGGTGTAACAATGCCTGGCTTTGGAACAACCGATCGAACCTATAACAATGCACTCGAGTTGATGAATAAGTTAGGAATTACGAGTAAAGAAATTAATATTTCAAAAAGTGTTCTACAGCATTTTGAGGATATTCAACACGATATAAACAATCATGATGCTACTTATGAAAATTCACAAGCACGAGAAAGAACACAAATATTAATGGATTTAAGCAATAAGCTTAATGCTATTGTTGTGGGAACTGGTGATTTAAGCGAATTAGCTTTGGGATGGGCAACTTATAATGGTGACCATATGAGTATGTATGGAGTGAATGCAAGTGTGCCTAAAACTTTGATCTTACACTTGGTTCAGTATGTTGCAACACTGCCACAAATGGAGAATATAAAAGATGTCTTGCTAGATATTGTACAAACTCCAATTAGTCCAGAGTTGATTCCCGCTAACGAATTAGGTGAAATCAAGCAGAAAACAGAAGATTTAGTGGGCCCTTATGAGCTACACGACTTCTTTCTTTATCATTTCCTTCGTCATGGTTTCACACCTGAAAAGATATATTATTTAGCATGTAATGCCTTTGGAGAAAATAGAAATGCAGAAAAATCATACTCTCATTCCACAATTAAGGCGTGGCTAAAGGTATTTATTCGCCGTTTTTTCTCGCAACAATTCAAACGCTCTTGTTTGCCCGATGGACCGAAAGTGGGTAGCGTTAGTTTAAGTCCAAGAGGCGATTGGCGTATGCCTAGTGATGCTTCTATGAATTTATGGTTAGAGAGATTAGAAGTAATTATATAG
- a CDS encoding DUF2027 domain-containing protein, whose amino-acid sequence MKIGDKVRFLNEIGGGKIVAFKKNNIVLVEDEDGFEIPMQLNDIAIVQSDDYSTAKVIGATSTNKGETTDELNNRSIKSMLSQHEDEEIFDDSSVDYDPADREITFKERIEERKGGNKISAYLAFLPLEEDFNNNTTFKCHLVNDSNYNINYSYLVAQEESWVLRSVGVVEANTKIFIEEISKEHLNDYTHVAVQLFAYKEGKSFLIKPTIDSRIRIDAVKFFKKNTFKENDFFDQDALLYVIVKDDICPKTIVVEQENIVEEIKKNTESFNKTNVIINDSTSKVGKEQSNSIEKIKTDIEGNDIVVVDLHADALLETTTGMGSTDILNYQLNVFRDKLKEYRRKKGQQIIFIHGKGEGILRNAIINELRYKYKQNDVQDASFQEYGYGATQVIIK is encoded by the coding sequence ATGAAAATAGGTGATAAAGTAAGATTCCTTAACGAAATTGGAGGAGGAAAGATCGTTGCTTTTAAGAAAAATAATATTGTATTGGTTGAAGATGAAGACGGATTTGAAATACCAATGCAATTAAATGATATTGCAATAGTACAGAGCGACGATTATAGTACTGCAAAGGTTATAGGTGCAACAAGTACAAATAAGGGAGAAACAACAGATGAATTGAATAATCGTTCAATCAAATCAATGTTGTCGCAGCACGAAGATGAAGAGATATTTGATGATTCTTCTGTTGATTACGACCCTGCAGATAGAGAGATAACCTTTAAAGAACGCATTGAAGAAAGAAAGGGGGGAAACAAAATTTCTGCTTATTTAGCCTTCCTTCCACTAGAAGAAGACTTTAATAATAATACCACTTTTAAATGCCATTTGGTAAATGATTCAAACTATAACATCAATTACTCTTATCTTGTAGCACAAGAAGAAAGCTGGGTTTTACGCTCTGTTGGTGTTGTAGAAGCTAATACTAAGATATTTATTGAGGAGATATCCAAAGAGCATTTAAATGATTATACCCACGTTGCAGTACAATTATTCGCTTATAAAGAGGGCAAAAGCTTTTTAATTAAGCCAACTATTGATAGTAGAATACGTATTGATGCAGTGAAATTTTTTAAGAAGAATACGTTTAAAGAAAATGATTTCTTTGATCAAGATGCATTGCTTTATGTAATAGTAAAAGATGATATATGCCCTAAGACTATTGTAGTTGAGCAAGAAAACATTGTAGAGGAGATTAAGAAAAATACTGAATCATTCAATAAAACCAATGTTATTATTAACGACTCAACAAGTAAAGTTGGAAAAGAGCAATCGAACAGTATTGAAAAGATAAAAACTGATATTGAAGGTAATGACATTGTTGTGGTTGATTTGCACGCTGATGCTTTGCTCGAAACAACTACAGGAATGGGAAGTACTGATATTTTGAACTATCAACTCAATGTTTTCCGTGACAAACTAAAAGAATATCGTCGTAAAAAAGGACAGCAGATAATATTCATTCATGGAAAAGGTGAAGGCATTCTACGCAATGCTATTATCAATGAACTACGCTATAAATATAAACAAAATGATGTTCAAGACGCATCATTTCAGGAGTATGGATATGGTGCAACGCAAGTAATAATTAAGTAA
- a CDS encoding S-adenosylmethionine:tRNA ribosyltransferase-isomerase, translating to MNIKEISIKDYNYELPDERIAKFPKSERDHSKILIYNKGDIVEDIFYNIVNFLPEKALMVFNNTKVIQARLHFQKQSGAHIEIFLLEPAEPFDYELMFQRKEQCVWVCMIGNLKKWKEGVLTKEIEINGHSVTIKVERLEQVGASHKVCLSWDDTSLSFAELIDVIGELPIPPYLNRDTQESDKTTYQTVYSKIKGSVAAPTAGLHFTKDVLSEIDKKGIVREELTLHVGAGTFKPVKSELISEHDMHTEYISVSKSTLETLRKFNASAIAVGTTSVRTLESLYYIGLKLHKNPHLIDEELAVKQWEPYEQTTNVTALEAINAIIKYLDENDLDTLHSSTQIMIAPGYEYKIVKMLVTNFHQPQSTLLLLVSAFIGDNWHKVYNYALEHDFRFLSYGDSSLLIP from the coding sequence ATGAATATAAAAGAGATATCAATAAAAGATTATAACTATGAATTGCCCGACGAAAGAATTGCAAAATTCCCAAAGTCAGAACGTGATCACTCTAAGATACTTATATATAATAAAGGTGATATTGTAGAAGACATCTTTTATAATATAGTGAATTTTCTTCCAGAGAAAGCTCTAATGGTTTTTAATAACACAAAAGTTATTCAAGCACGATTGCATTTTCAAAAGCAGAGTGGGGCACATATAGAAATCTTCCTGCTTGAGCCTGCTGAACCATTCGATTACGAATTGATGTTCCAAAGAAAAGAACAATGTGTTTGGGTGTGTATGATTGGTAATCTCAAGAAATGGAAAGAAGGTGTTTTAACTAAAGAAATTGAGATCAACGGGCATTCAGTTACAATCAAAGTAGAGCGTTTAGAACAAGTCGGAGCAAGCCATAAAGTGTGTTTAAGTTGGGACGATACCTCTTTATCTTTTGCAGAATTAATTGATGTAATTGGCGAATTACCTATTCCACCTTATTTAAATAGAGATACACAAGAAAGCGATAAAACTACATATCAAACGGTATATTCTAAGATAAAAGGCTCTGTTGCAGCTCCAACTGCAGGACTTCATTTTACTAAAGATGTACTCTCTGAAATTGATAAAAAAGGAATTGTTCGTGAAGAACTTACTCTTCACGTTGGAGCAGGAACTTTCAAACCTGTTAAAAGCGAGTTGATTAGCGAGCACGATATGCATACAGAATATATAAGTGTAAGCAAATCGACATTAGAAACACTTCGTAAGTTCAACGCATCTGCCATTGCAGTGGGTACAACCAGTGTGCGAACACTCGAGAGCCTTTATTATATCGGTCTGAAACTTCATAAAAATCCTCACCTAATCGACGAAGAATTGGCCGTAAAACAATGGGAGCCTTATGAACAAACTACAAATGTAACTGCACTTGAAGCTATAAATGCAATCATTAAATATCTAGACGAAAATGATCTAGATACACTTCATTCTAGTACTCAAATCATGATAGCTCCAGGCTATGAATATAAGATTGTAAAAATGCTTGTAACTAATTTTCATCAGCCTCAAAGTACTCTTCTATTGCTAGTGAGTGCATTTATTGGTGATAATTGGCACAAAGTGTATAACTATGCTTTAGAACATGACTTTAGATTCTTGAGCTATGGTGATAGTTCTTTATTAATTCCATAA
- a CDS encoding phosphatase PAP2 family protein: MIDTLINLDRAILLFFNGSNSLFLDGMMQAWTSGLTWIPLYVTLFYLVVKNNETMAQIGLIVLGATLCLILDGGVIELLVKPFAERLRPINDPSLKQLLDIVPGTYENSFSFFSAHAANTFSITIFFSLLIKNRLFTAFMLLWSFVNCYTRLYLGVHFPSDVLIGLVYGGCIGTSVYILYNKICKKLLLKKSFFSTQYTATGYAISDIEMVLIIMCLIILYTIFRGVLCFV, translated from the coding sequence TTGATTGATACATTAATAAATCTAGACCGAGCAATATTGTTATTTTTTAATGGCAGTAATTCATTATTTCTAGATGGAATGATGCAAGCTTGGACTTCAGGGCTTACCTGGATTCCTCTTTATGTTACTCTTTTCTATCTAGTAGTGAAGAATAATGAAACCATGGCACAAATTGGTTTAATAGTATTAGGTGCTACTTTATGTCTTATATTAGATGGCGGAGTAATCGAATTGCTAGTGAAACCATTTGCAGAACGGTTACGTCCAATAAATGATCCCTCGCTAAAACAATTATTAGATATTGTTCCTGGGACCTATGAGAATAGCTTTAGTTTCTTTTCTGCACATGCTGCGAATACCTTTTCTATTACAATATTCTTCTCATTATTGATAAAGAATAGACTATTCACTGCCTTCATGCTTCTTTGGTCATTTGTTAATTGTTACACACGGTTATATCTTGGTGTCCATTTCCCATCAGATGTGTTAATTGGTTTGGTATATGGTGGTTGCATAGGAACATCAGTTTATATATTATATAATAAGATATGTAAGAAGTTATTATTAAAGAAATCATTCTTTTCGACACAATATACCGCAACAGGATATGCCATATCAGATATTGAAATGGTTTTAATTATTATGTGTTTAATCATTCTTTATACAATATTTAGAGGTGTTTTGTGTTTTGTATGA
- a CDS encoding BatD family protein, with product MKRLLLFIFISLIEQLVLAQTIQVSAPRQVKAGENFRVSFTISTQDVNGFKIGTIPNGLELITGPYTSMQSSIQNINGKVSSSSSVTYTYTLYAAKNGSYTISPSTATLSTKTIHSKPVAIVVSGTSTRNSGAPNMHNDYDEETTPRRTAGKVTDKDLFIRVSADKNTVYEQQPILLTYKVYTLLDLTQLEGKMPELTGFHTQEIPLPQQKSFHVERVNGKNYRCVTWSQYVMFPQVTGKLEIPSITYNGTLVQRIDNLDPMEAFLNGGANYTEIKKAIKAPSLSITVLPLPNKPANFSGGVGSFTISSSLDKKVVKSGDAVVLRVVVDGVGNLKLLKQPVFDLPKDFDKYDPKIIDKTKVTSRGVEGQMIYEYILVPRNQGNYTIGAIPFVYYDTAVKNYKTIQTTPLNIKVEKGAESRSRIESFDAEKLTDIQGIRKGNISDFQSEQPFWASPLFYSLHGFAFLIFVVAFLFLRKQQINSLDVLGQKHKRASKEAAKRLKKARTLLQKEDANAFYDEVLKALWEYVGNKLNMPIEMLTRDNIIDKLSSLGVNENAIILFIKALDECEYARFAPGDKKGNMTKTYEYASDAIVNIDDAISNKKSNSTALKAILLFLGLQLFALSFVDVKVQAANISNTKIESIKDSADTNYQKGIYTQAIKAYQELLKVGESATLHYNLANAYYKTNNLALAVLNYERALHLSPNDKGIRANLQFVNSKLVDNFVPESQAPLVSFYYSVINAVTTTGWAILSLVALCLFVATFLIYRYVSSLKFQKISFTIAMLSVVLFILSNLFAYQQKRKLSEHNEAIVMSSKAEVFKTPNNSAKTEIILHEGTKVKIVDSDIKNWFEVSLPDGRSGWIKASLLERI from the coding sequence ATGAAGAGATTATTATTATTTATCTTTATATCATTAATAGAACAGCTTGTTTTGGCGCAAACAATTCAAGTTTCAGCACCAAGACAGGTAAAAGCGGGAGAAAACTTTCGTGTATCTTTTACCATTTCTACTCAAGATGTAAATGGTTTTAAGATTGGTACAATTCCAAATGGACTTGAACTTATAACTGGTCCGTATACTTCTATGCAGTCAAGTATACAAAATATCAATGGAAAGGTAAGTAGTTCATCTTCTGTAACTTATACTTATACACTATATGCAGCAAAGAATGGAAGCTATACTATAAGTCCTTCAACTGCAACTTTGTCAACGAAAACAATTCATTCAAAACCTGTTGCAATTGTGGTTAGTGGTACTTCAACTCGCAATTCTGGTGCCCCTAACATGCATAATGATTATGATGAAGAGACAACACCACGAAGAACTGCTGGTAAAGTAACTGACAAAGACTTATTTATCAGAGTAAGTGCAGACAAGAATACCGTTTATGAGCAGCAACCTATATTGCTAACGTATAAAGTTTATACCCTTCTTGATCTAACACAGTTAGAAGGAAAGATGCCGGAACTTACGGGTTTCCATACTCAAGAGATTCCTCTTCCACAGCAAAAGAGCTTCCATGTAGAGAGGGTTAATGGTAAAAACTATCGCTGTGTGACATGGAGTCAATATGTAATGTTCCCTCAAGTGACTGGAAAACTAGAGATTCCATCTATTACCTATAACGGAACTTTGGTACAAAGAATTGACAACTTAGATCCAATGGAGGCCTTCTTGAATGGAGGAGCGAACTATACAGAGATAAAAAAGGCAATAAAAGCCCCATCATTATCTATTACTGTTCTTCCATTACCTAACAAACCTGCAAACTTTTCGGGTGGAGTTGGTTCGTTTACAATATCTTCTTCTTTAGATAAGAAAGTGGTAAAGAGTGGAGATGCAGTTGTTTTACGAGTGGTTGTTGATGGAGTTGGAAACTTAAAACTCTTGAAACAGCCTGTATTCGACTTGCCAAAAGACTTTGATAAGTATGACCCTAAGATTATAGATAAGACAAAAGTAACATCAAGAGGAGTCGAGGGACAAATGATTTATGAGTACATATTAGTCCCAAGAAATCAAGGAAACTACACCATTGGAGCCATTCCTTTTGTTTATTACGACACTGCAGTCAAGAATTATAAGACAATTCAAACTACACCTTTAAATATAAAGGTAGAGAAAGGTGCAGAAAGTAGAAGTCGTATAGAGAGCTTTGATGCTGAAAAACTAACAGATATTCAAGGAATAAGAAAGGGAAATATAAGCGATTTTCAATCAGAGCAACCTTTCTGGGCTAGTCCTTTATTCTATAGTCTGCATGGATTTGCCTTTCTAATCTTTGTTGTTGCATTCTTATTCTTAAGAAAACAACAAATCAATAGTCTTGATGTTTTAGGACAAAAGCATAAGAGAGCAAGTAAAGAAGCAGCTAAACGTTTAAAGAAAGCTAGAACTCTCCTACAAAAAGAAGATGCTAATGCATTCTATGATGAAGTGCTAAAAGCTCTTTGGGAATATGTTGGTAATAAGCTCAATATGCCTATAGAGATGCTAACTCGTGATAATATTATCGACAAACTCTCTTCATTAGGAGTGAATGAGAATGCGATTATACTATTTATAAAGGCTTTAGATGAATGTGAATACGCACGCTTTGCACCTGGAGATAAAAAAGGAAATATGACAAAGACATACGAATACGCATCAGATGCCATCGTTAATATTGATGATGCCATAAGCAATAAGAAATCAAACTCAACAGCTTTAAAAGCTATTCTATTATTCTTAGGATTACAGCTGTTTGCTCTTTCATTTGTAGATGTGAAGGTTCAAGCTGCAAACATCTCAAATACTAAAATTGAAAGTATAAAAGATTCTGCTGATACCAATTATCAAAAGGGAATTTATACACAAGCCATTAAAGCGTATCAAGAGCTTTTGAAGGTGGGAGAATCTGCGACATTACATTATAATCTTGCCAATGCATATTATAAAACCAATAATCTTGCGTTAGCAGTATTAAACTATGAGCGTGCACTTCACTTGTCTCCAAATGACAAAGGCATACGAGCAAACTTACAATTTGTAAATTCTAAATTGGTAGATAACTTCGTACCTGAGAGCCAAGCGCCTTTAGTTTCATTCTATTATAGTGTTATTAATGCAGTAACTACAACTGGGTGGGCTATTTTATCATTAGTAGCTTTATGCTTGTTTGTTGCTACTTTCCTAATATATCGCTATGTTTCATCGCTTAAATTTCAAAAGATTAGTTTTACAATAGCAATGCTTTCTGTTGTATTATTTATCTTATCAAATCTCTTTGCTTACCAACAAAAAAGAAAGTTAAGCGAACATAATGAGGCAATAGTAATGAGTTCAAAGGCAGAAGTATTTAAAACGCCTAACAATTCTGCTAAAACAGAAATTATTTTGCACGAAGGTACAAAAGTAAAGATAGTTGATTCAGATATAAAGAATTGGTTCGAAGTAAGCTTACCAGATGGTAGAAGCGGTTGGATTAAAGCCTCTTTATTAGAAAGAATATAA
- a CDS encoding tetratricopeptide repeat protein: protein MRYRIIITFLVLLFVSTIQAQNERKDIRKGNKAFRQQNYVQAEVDYRKATAKNGRNPQAIYNLGCAFMAQQKDSSAVVQFENASKIETNPKRRAMAFHNIGVICQKKQLFSEAIEAYKESLRNNPSDNETRYNLELCKRQLKNQNNNNNDKNQQNKNNKDKDNKNKEQQKKDQKDDKDKQQNNQQQQPKEQMSKDNAEQLLNAAMQKEKETQDRLKKAMRQSSTRKLERNW from the coding sequence ATGAGATATAGAATAATTATAACATTTCTCGTTCTTTTGTTTGTTTCTACTATTCAAGCGCAAAATGAACGTAAAGATATTAGGAAGGGAAACAAAGCCTTTCGTCAACAGAATTATGTACAAGCAGAAGTTGACTATCGTAAAGCTACTGCTAAAAATGGTCGTAATCCACAAGCTATTTATAATTTAGGTTGTGCTTTTATGGCTCAACAAAAAGACTCTTCGGCTGTTGTTCAATTTGAAAATGCTTCTAAAATAGAAACTAATCCCAAGAGAAGAGCTATGGCATTTCATAATATTGGAGTAATATGTCAAAAGAAACAGTTATTCTCTGAGGCCATAGAAGCATACAAAGAAAGTCTAAGAAACAATCCTTCTGATAATGAAACTCGTTATAATTTGGAGTTGTGTAAACGACAGCTAAAGAACCAAAATAATAATAATAACGATAAAAATCAGCAGAATAAGAACAACAAGGACAAAGATAATAAGAATAAAGAGCAACAGAAAAAAGATCAAAAAGACGATAAAGATAAGCAGCAAAACAATCAGCAGCAGCAGCCCAAAGAGCAAATGAGTAAAGATAATGCTGAGCAACTATTGAATGCTGCTATGCAGAAAGAAAAGGAGACACAAGATAGATTAAAGAAAGCAATGCGTCAATCTTCGACAAGAAAGTTAGAACGTAATTGGTAA
- a CDS encoding VWA domain-containing protein, with amino-acid sequence MFRFENPIYLWLLLIIPILIIIKIMMWYVQRKNLSRIGNPTLLKELMPDVSRFRPWVKFLLLITALSSLILALARPQFGSKISHEKRNGIEAIIALDISNSMLAQDVQPSRLDKSKLMIENLINSFINDKIGLVVFAGEAYVQLPITSDYVSAKMFLSDITPNLISAQGTDIARAIRVSLSSFTQQKGVGKAIILITDGEDNEGGALEAVKEAKEKGVNVFILGVGDSKGAPIPLGNGEYLKDNHGQTVMTALNENMCKEIAQAGSGTYIHIDNTSLAQEQLNNELSKLQKGDSDAVVYSEYNEQFQIVALLSFILLLIEVCLLERKNPLFKRFNLFKR; translated from the coding sequence ATGTTTAGATTTGAAAACCCTATATACTTGTGGCTGTTGCTGATTATACCTATCTTGATTATCATAAAGATAATGATGTGGTATGTTCAACGTAAGAATTTAAGTCGTATTGGCAATCCAACTTTACTGAAAGAGCTTATGCCTGATGTGTCAAGATTTCGTCCTTGGGTGAAGTTCTTATTGCTTATTACAGCTTTATCTTCATTGATATTGGCTTTAGCACGTCCACAGTTTGGCTCAAAAATATCACATGAGAAACGCAATGGCATTGAGGCTATTATTGCATTAGATATAAGTAACTCTATGTTAGCACAAGACGTGCAACCTTCTAGGTTAGATAAAAGTAAGCTAATGATAGAGAATCTTATCAATAGTTTTATCAATGATAAGATTGGATTGGTAGTTTTTGCTGGAGAAGCTTATGTGCAATTGCCAATAACAAGCGACTATGTGTCTGCAAAGATGTTCTTAAGCGATATTACTCCCAATCTAATTTCAGCACAAGGAACAGACATTGCTCGTGCAATTAGAGTCTCTCTTAGTTCTTTCACACAACAAAAAGGCGTAGGAAAGGCTATTATTCTTATTACAGACGGAGAGGATAATGAAGGCGGAGCATTAGAAGCTGTGAAGGAAGCAAAGGAAAAAGGAGTTAATGTTTTTATACTTGGGGTAGGCGATAGTAAAGGTGCTCCAATCCCATTAGGTAATGGTGAATATTTAAAAGATAATCACGGGCAGACGGTTATGACTGCTTTAAATGAGAATATGTGCAAAGAAATTGCTCAAGCAGGTAGTGGAACCTATATTCATATTGATAATACTAGCTTGGCACAAGAGCAATTAAATAATGAATTGTCCAAGCTTCAAAAGGGTGATTCAGATGCTGTTGTTTATTCTGAGTATAATGAGCAATTCCAAATCGTTGCCCTCTTGTCATTTATTCTATTGTTAATAGAGGTGTGTTTGTTAGAACGTAAAAATCCATTATTTAAGCGATTCAATTTATTTAAGAGATAA